In Eupeodes corollae chromosome X, idEupCoro1.1, whole genome shotgun sequence, the following proteins share a genomic window:
- the LOC129953395 gene encoding transcription factor SPT20 homolog — translation MDNFALKRKRLIFCVIVLTALGINGTKPLNDNSTQLKQFIAPNNKTGLNENNNNDHQLRNDDISAQESVKIENRQLYDTVKHASGYDPDVNNNNNNSHNTSNKEILEKQNNNVSYPTTTIRIHPRKSAVIQAIPRKVRGPGGNTNSATTSDGSYLKLPTNLPPTIKDYGSGEPTTTIVYATSIPTSMPPSRTFVNIRPVPLLSSQKYRSTIVVENERSNHKNVENTKPVLENQQYSDQEEEEEQQQQNQLNDAGRLQDQKLLVLRKSTKDDLNSMQSTTTPRNQDAAVPYQTEQQKRNPYKSILYSRIGSNNAEINDEQSYNNRHSYYLNHKWSDDDYMRGSQAPPVPLAPASSHFVYENPDPQRSFNHLPLSPQTRPNAFLEHQTSTQNFIRPRYMGSEGYQRDMNSVVYDPMAQEPTMLGLLTQQNLQRQQKQQHQQQQYQPLTVRDFDLLLQLLVLREQRMHDDPFLSSSSTSPIGINCRNNQQENSYFYPLPKGSTPHVQEYPSSHFRNHEPTKILENSSLRNQQQQPLTKLLPSNVREELLFRMLLLALHLQLQPQPLTHPQQRPLSKITNILPEHQHQRSMYIGSPSISSASDLSPYPEFRHSYPSASPKNAVRSVQVLGEID, via the coding sequence AGGTTAATATTTTGCGTGATCGTGCTAACAGCACTGGGAATCAATGGAACCAAACCTTTAAATGACAACTCAACACAACTTAAACAATTTATCGCGCCCAATAACAAAACTGGACTCAACGAAAATAACAACAATGATCATCAACTCCGAAATGATGACATTTCTGCTCAAGAAagtgtaaaaattgaaaatcgacaACTTTATGATACGGTTAAACATGCATCTGGTTATGATCCAGATgtcaacaataacaacaacaattctCATAATACATCGAATAAggaaattttagaaaaacaaaacaataatgtatcatatccaacaacaacaattcgGATTCACCCTCGAAAATCAGCCGTTATTCAAGCAATTCCAAGAAAGGTTCGTGGTCCAGGAGGGAATACAAATTCAGCGACAACATCTGACGGGTCTTATTTgaaattgccaacaaatttGCCACCAACCATCAAAGACTATGGATCTGGAGAACCTACAACAACAATCGTTTATGCCACATCCATCCCAACTTCAATGCCACCATCAAGAACGTTTGTTAACATTCGACCGGTACCGCTCTTATCGAGCCAAAAATATCGATCGACAATAGTTGTTGAAAACGAAAGATCGAACCATAAGAATGTGGAAAATACAAAGCCAGTTTTGGAAAACCAACAATATTCTgatcaagaagaagaagaagaacaacaacaacaaaatcaattaaatgatGCTGGACGTCTTCAAGATCAGAAACTTCTGGTTCTTAGGAAAAGTACTAAAGATGATTTAAATTCAATGCAATCAACAACAACACCGAGAAACCAAGATGCAGCCGTGCCATATCAAACAGAGCAGCAAAAAAGAAATCCATATAAAAGCATTCTGTACTCCAGAATTGGTTCTAATAACGCTGAAATTAACGACGAACAATCCTACAATAATCGTCATTCATATTACTTGAACCATAAATGGTCAGATGATGACTATATGAGAGGATCACAGGCACCACCAGTACCACTTGCACCTGCATCGTCACATTTCGTTTACGAAAACCCGGATCCGCAGCGAAGTTTCAACCACCTTCCATTATCTCCTCAAACTCGACCTAATGCCTTTCTTGAACATCAAACTTCCACTCAAAATTTCATTCGTCCACGATATATGGGCTCAGAAGGTTATCAGAGGGACATGAATAGTGTAGTTTATGATCCAATGGCACAAGAGCCTACTATGCTTGGTCTTTTAACTCAACAAAATCTGCAGCgacaacaaaagcaacaacaccaacaacaacaataccagCCGCTGACTGTACGTGACTTCGATCTCCTACTACAGCTTTTAGTTCTCAGGGAGCAACGTATGCATGACGATCCATTCTTATCGTCATCGTCTACATCGCCAATTGGTATTAATTGTCGAAACAATCAACAAGAAAATAGCTATTTTTATCCATTACCAAAGGGATCGACCCCGCATGTCCAAGAGTACCCCAGCAGTCATTTTAGAAACCACGAACCCaccaaaattttggaaaactcTTCGCTCCgcaatcaacaacaacaaccattaACTAAGCTTCTGCCTTCCAATGTTCGAGAGGAACTTTTGTTTAGAATGTTATTACTCGCACTGCATCTTCAACTTCAACCTCAACCTCTAACTCATCCTCAACAAAGACCTCtatcaaaaataacaaacatattGCCAGAGCATCAACATCAGCGTAGCATGTACATTGGATCCCCTTCGATATCATCTGCATCCGACTTATCCCCATACCCAGAATTCCGACATTCATACCCCAGTGCAAGTCCCAAAAATGCTGTAAGAAGTGTTCAAGTTTTGGGAGAAATTGATTAA